A single window of Salvia splendens isolate huo1 chromosome 6, SspV2, whole genome shotgun sequence DNA harbors:
- the LOC121809255 gene encoding transcription factor GTE8-like — translation MMAKKDRFPPGYCSSVAPQSEGSGSSGRNDSVDGASASERKWVDLNSASRDGFSVPIQIIPLSKLSSFERKDLVLRLTLELEKIRLLQSKVESQKKTTVNKFPKSNSNDNLTYSNGQQKGATVGNLNKSALLNSASEKKARGWNRGITGRFQSANNNSHVNANNATLKQCEGLLKKLMSLQYAWVFNSPVDVVKLNIPDYFSIIKTPMDLGTVKSKLNSGKYANPLEFLADVRLTFTNAKTYNPPGSDVHVLAESFSQFFETRWKVIEKKFVVTTSPSVPKKSGGNEETGIAKTLAPSKKRKLSPRQHEVKQEPTKRKMTDEDRHKLSMELESSDGDLPDAVIEFLKAHIPNRGDGGEDEIEIIIDDLSDDTLFTLRKLLDEHLPDNQKNLARSEACEIELPNVSGLSNSSLQVDKGNDNDPVDEDVDIGGNEAPVTSYLPVLIEKDVGGRAEEYNEAGPDSYRGSECLKGFSAVKQEQDETCHTADSDNKKGGDQAGEHLSASEFDHLEDGSVKPSSSDSDGHVDVEGAQDDRQVSPDKLYRAAILKNRFLDTILKAREKTLTQDEKMDPEKLRREREELEMHKKREKARLQAEAKAAEDARKRAEAEAAAEEKRRRDLKREEAREALLKMKKTVEINETSRFLEDLEMLRTAPPEQLVLATSADDASPEESQDGFGSFKFGNNPLEQLGLYMKMDEDDDEPEPETADPNATTQDVEEGEID, via the exons ATGATGGCCAAGAAAGATAGATTTCCTCCTGGGTATTGTTCTAGTGTTGCTCCACAATCTGAAGGATCTGGCAGCTCGGGACGTAATGACTCAGTTGATGGCGCTTCCGCCTCTGAGAGGAAATGGGTTGATTTGAATTCAGCCTCGAGGGATGGTTTCTCAGTACCCATTCAAATTATTCCACTGTCTAAATTGTCTTCCTTTGAGAGGAAGGATTTGGTGCTTCGCTTGACATTAGAGCTCGAGAAGATTAGACTCCTCCAAAGTAAAGTTGAGTCGCAGAAGAAAACAACTGTAAATAAGTTTCCAAAGTCAAATTCAAATGATAATCTCACTTATAGTAATGGACAACAGAAAGGGGCAACGGTGGGTAACTTGAATAAATCTGCGTTGTTGAATTCTGCATCTGAGAAGAAAGCTCGTGGTTGGAATCGAGGTATAACAGGAAGGTTTCAATCAGCAAACAACAACTCGCATGTGAATGCTAACAATGCAACACTTAAGCAGTGTGAGGGTCTCTTGAAGAAGCTGATGTCGCTGCAATATGCTTGGGTATTCAATTCACCTGTTGATGTGGTGAAATTGAACATTCCGGATTacttttcaataattaaaaccCCCATGGATTTGGGAACAGTAAAGAGCAAACTCAATTCAGGGAAGTACGCCAATCCTTTGGAATTCCTTGCTGATGTCCGCCTTACTTTTACCAATGCAAAGACATATAATCCACCTGGGAGTGACGTTCATGTTCTGGCCGAGTCATTTAGTCAGTTCTTTGAAACGAGGTGGAAAGTTATTGAGAAGAAATTTGTGGTGACTACTTCCCCCTCAGTGCCTAAAAAATCAGGGGGTAATGAAGAAACTGGAATAGCCAAGACATTGGCCCCATCGAAGAAAAGGAAGCTCAGTCCTAGACAGCATGAAGTAAAACAAGAACCTACAAAGAGGAAGATGACAGATGAGGACAGGCATAAATTGAGCATGGAATTGGAATCTTCTGATGGGGATCTACCTGATGCCGTCATTGAATTTCTCAAGGCGCACATTCCAAATAGAGGTGATGGTGGAGAGGATGAGATCGAAATAATCATCGATGATCTCAGTGATGACACCCTATTTACCTTGAGGAAGCTTTTAGATGAACATTTACCAGATAACCAAAAGAATCTTGCCAGATCTGAGGCCTGTGAGATTGAG CTACCGAATGTATCAGGGCTTAGCAATTCATCACTGCAAGTTGACAAAG GCAATGATAACGATCCTGTTGACGAGGATGTTGATATTGGAGGAAATGAGGCTCCTGTCACTAGCTACCTTCCTGTTTTGATTGAAAAAGATGTTGGGGGCAGAGCTGAAGAATATAATGAAGCAG GTCCGGATTCTTATAGAGGGTCTGAATGCTTGAAGGGTTTTTCAGCTGTGAAGCAAGAGCAG GATGAAACATGTCACACTGCAGATTCAGATAATAAAAAGGGTGGTGATCAGGCTGGCGAACATC TATCTGCTAGTGAATTTGATCACCTTGAAGATGGTTCAGTGAAGCCTTCCTCAAGTGATTCAGATGGTCACGTTGATG TGGAGGGTGCACAAGATGACAGGCAGGTCTCCCCAGACAAGCTGTACAGGGCTGCTATCTTGAAGAATCGGTTTTTAGACACAATCTTAAAAGCTCGAGAGAAAACTCTAACCCAG GATGAAAAGATGGACCCTGAGAAACTCCGACGTGAAAGAGAGGAACTTGAGATGCACAAAAAAAGAG AGAAGGCTAGGCTGCAAGCAGAAGCCAAAGCTGCAGAAGATGCTCGTAAGCGGGCTGAAGCTGAAGCTGCAGCTGAAGAAAAAAGGAGAAGGGATCTCAAGAGAGAAGAAGCGAGAGAAGCACTGCTAAAG ATGAAGAAGACGGTTGAAATCAATGAAACCTCTCGTTTTCTTGAGGATTTAGAAATGCTGAGGACAGCCCCTCCTGAACAACTAGTACTAGCTACCTCTGCTGATGATGCAAGCCCAGAGGAATCGCAGGATGGGTTTGGGAGTTTCAAGTTCGGAAATAATCCCTTAGAGCAGCTTGGGCTGTACATGAAGATGGATGAGGACGATGATGAACCCGAGCCCGAAACTGCTGATCCCAATGCGACTACACAAGATGTAGAGGAAGGTGAGATCGATTAA
- the LOC121809278 gene encoding TLC domain-containing protein At5g14285-like: protein MDLQFPPTSNPLPLFFAGYLLLYLIAYSILFRSWASKLRPEASSCAISLAHGTPAVFLAARAILTDPAPDFHSSNTPLQSLVLDYSIAYFLMDLVHYLIFYPTDVLFIGHHLATLFVFVTCRYLVYHGAVAILVLLVLAEVTSFCQNVWTLASARRSDVEIAAKVFDLLSPPFYALYSIVRGFCGPYFVYRMFTFYVTGAADAVIPKWVWISWLLVVVTAIFVSILWIVNLWAAFFREKKKEGEKKVR from the coding sequence atggACCTCCAATTTCCCCCAACCTCCAATCCCCTTCCcctcttcttcgccggttattTGCTCCTCTACCTCATCGCCTATTCAATCCTCTTCCGCTCCTGGGCCTCCAAGCTCCGCCCCGAAGCTTCCAGCTGCGCAATCTCCCTAGCTCACGGCACCCCCGCCGTATTCCTCGCCGCCCGCGCTATTCTAACCGACCCGGCCCCGGATTTCCACTCCTCCAACACGCCGCTGCAGAGCCTCGTATTGGATTACAGCATTGCTTATTTCCTCATGGATCTCGTCCACTATCTCATCTTCTACCCCACCGACGTCCTCTTCATCGGCCACCATCTCGCCACGCTCTTCGTCTTCGTCACCTGCCGCTACCTCGTCTACCACGGGGCCGTCGCCATTCTCGTGCTCCTGGTGCTGGCGGAGGTCACCAGCTTCTGCCAGAACGTGTGGACGCTGGCGAGTGCGAGAAGATCGGATGTGGAGATTGCAGCTAAGGTGTTTGATCTTTTGTCTCCTCCCTTTTATGCACTCTATTCTATTGTGAGGGGCTTCTGCGGCCCTTATTTCGTGTATAGGATGTTTACATTTTATGTCACTGGGGCTGCGGATGCTGTGATTCCCAAATGGGTTTGGATTTCGTGGCTCCTCGTTGTTGTCACCGCAATTTTCGTTAGTATATTGTGGATTGTGAATCTTTGGGCTGCTTTCTTTAGAGAAAAGAAGAAGGAAGGTGAAAAGAAGGTTAGATAG